The nucleotide window ATCCTGATAATTCAATTAAAGCTATCCAGCAATACTGCTACCTGAGGGATTATTTTATCCTGCCTGTAAACCTTAAAAGCCCATCAAGAATAGTGAGAGGATGGGGCGGGCAGCCCGGTATAAAGAGATCGACAGGAACAATCCCCCCTGCCCCGTTATTCTGCTCCGGGTGATCCGAAAACAGGCCTCCTGATATGGCGCATGAGCCCACTGAAATCACTATCTTTGGGTCAGGAACAGCCCTGTAGGTCTTTAAGAGCGCCTCATGCATATTTTTGGTGACCGGCCCGGTGATAAGGATGCCGTCAGCGTGCCTTGGGGATGCAACAAACTGAATCCCGAAACGGCCTAAATCCCATGCAAGTGTGCCCAATACATTTGTGTCTGCCTCGCATGCATTACACCCGCCAGCAGATACCTGCCTTAATTTAAGGGATCTTTTAAACAGTTTCTCAGCAACCTTATTCCCTGCATCACAATGATCAGGGGCTCCTGCCTTAACAATAAGATTTGCGCGCTCAGATGCAGCAAGCTGATAATTCCTGCTGAATTGTATAACCCCGTCACCACAGGCATCTTCGCATTGGCGGCAGAATATGCATTTG belongs to Desulfatiglans sp. and includes:
- a CDS encoding 4Fe-4S binding protein, producing the protein MFNIIKTRIQQKYRTFDYPDGAPPELPPRFVGRPVVSDAQCSGEECGRCISICPVQAIILSNETNGPVIDTGKCIFCRQCEDACGDGVIQFSRNYQLAASERANLIVKAGAPDHCDAGNKVAEKLFKRSLKLRQVSAGGCNACEADTNVLGTLAWDLGRFGIQFVASPRHADGILITGPVTKNMHEALLKTYRAVPDPKIVISVGSCAISGGLFSDHPEQNNGAGGIVPVDLFIPGCPPHPLTILDGLLRFTGRIK